The Oryzias latipes chromosome 4, ASM223467v1 genome includes a window with the following:
- the axdnd1 gene encoding axonemal dynein light chain domain-containing protein 1: MAVKMAAQSRKNNPPLVKPPTIPDELLVGLSSTVCNGNKEGHTVHHQHCENRAVRRPDAVWHHPLGRNKYKFFLEQPTSLTGAGRDISFLCDAVSQRKTTPLPSLTGKRDICDTENLNISDQLIPEEFNFVKNKGIGCLKFYEDAFTVQLMDEEQKLRVFPSLKPSSRKEAVELMKNMDDMLEKAGVDRQNEELSQLSQMEGLLELVKVEQNIYNTVFHELIRQVTVGCAEKGQVLAKLRQRYQALLDRIPRRLKALHTETVAQKSLGRRLTEEIHRIKSSLQQLSMEASKIKDHEALVCEQAEHAHQQLAEALIQTKTDSDVLQRYHELYELLRTRLEAQLLQMTEERNNWSKLTFSLALKLISVKKLHLVGQLHVSERGWFQTAESCLLHLSSKDTEDLKEIMELTDHWKDELTHVVSQLKTTERAHCAQISVVQHGIAKWLSLITAQNKCPDLNHKENSVEEIHTDLKRWSQILALLSEYYQGEKPVSCQQTLGNLGVVQEKWLNLCLQLFERHPRLYEAPEGQEAVRKLEWVLPEIIKQLGLKISGDSGILRLILSLLGLIESWVFRTSACITWSKTAFTFDWQKLKDVLFDCQGLVEEALWHFSMSQTDNKDKKGPDVFQETEKVLLDIQVFTACLSSFVDDEIYKLKEEVISVHMAQTSWMFDLLLILTPDCVEEADLGQEHLHIKKISLQSLDSDAQVLMGKLDFLSTYINKSCSLILEENDPSEAGSESDKCKKLQRDCEDWVETCKIILSGLRDDPEELLVHSRLMDGKEPADSLETQMELRICESPVINLINNDRNISQIKLGRNRVHVIEA; encoded by the exons ATGGCGGTCAAAATGGCAGCACAGTCCAGGAAAAACAATCCTCCACTCGTGAAACCCCCCACCATCCCAGATGAACTCCTAGTTGGCCTCTCCTCCACTGTCTGCAACGGGAACAAAGAAGGGCACACTGTGCACCATCAGCACTGCGAG AACCGTGCAGTCAGACGGCCGGATGCTGTGTGGCATCACCCGCTCGGACGCAACAAATACAAATTCTTCCTGGAGCAGCCAACATCTCTGACAGGAGCTGGCAG GGACATCTCATTTCTGTGTGATGCGGTGAGTCAGAGGAAGACCACACCACTGCCATCACTCACGGGCAAAAGGGATATTTGTGACACAGAG aacttgAATATATCTGACCAATTAATCCCAGAAGAATTtaattttgtgaaaaacaaaggGATAGGGTGTCTGAAGTTCTATGAGGA TGCGTTCACAGTGCAGCTGATGGATGAAGAGCAGAAGCTCCGGGTCTTTCCGTCACT GAAGCCTAGCAGTAGAAAAGAAGCTGTCGAGTTGATGAAAAACATGGATGACATGCTGGAGAAGGCGGGAGTGGATCGACAGAATGAAGAGTTATCCCAGCTCTCCCAA ATGGAAGGCTTGCTTGAGCTGGTAAAGGTTGAGCAGAACATCTACAACACTGTTTTCCATGAACTGATCAGGCAGGTTACTGTCGGCTGTGCAGAGAAAGGGCAAGTGCTCGCCAAACTCAG ACAACGCTACCAGGCATTGCTGGATCGAATCCCACGGCGTCTAAAAGCTTTACACACCGAGACAGTCGCCCAGAAGAGTTTGGGCCGCCGACTCACAGAGGAAATCCACCGCATCAAGTCATCCCTGCAGCAGCTGAGCAT GGAAGCATCCAAAATCAAGGACCATGAAGCCTTGGTTTGTGAGCAAGCAGAGCATGCTCACCAGCAGCTGGCTGAAGCCCTCATACAGACCAAAACAGACTCAGA CGTGCTTCAGCGTTACCATGAGCTTTATGAGCTGCTTCGAACTCGCCTTGAGGCTCAGCTGCTACAAATGACAGAGGAGAGGAACAACTGGAGCAAACTCACATTCAGCCTTGCCCTAAAG TTGATCAGTGTAAAGAAGCTGCATCTTGTTGGTCAGCTGCATGTCAGCGAACGAGGATGGTTCCAGACAGCAGAGAGCTGCCTGCTTCATCTCTCCTCAAAG GATACAGAAGACCTCAAAGAAATCATGGAGCTCACAGACCACTGGAAAGATGAGCTGACCCATGTGGTTTCCCAGCTGAAGACAACTGAGCGTGCTCACTGTGCGCAGATCAGTGTAGTCCAACATGGCATCGCTAAATGGCTCTCACTTATCACTGCTCAAAATAA GTGCCCTGATCTCAATCATAAAGAAAACTCTGTGGAAGAGATTCACACAGATTTGAAGCGGTGGTCACAA ATTCTGGCTCTTTTGTCGGAGTACTACCAAGGCGAGAAACCAGTTTCGTGTCAACAGACACTGGGAAATCTTGGAGTTGTCCAGgaaaaatggctgaatttgTGCCTTCAGTTGTTTGAAAGGCATCCTCGTCTCTATGAAGCTCCTGAAGGTCAAGAGGCTGTAAGGAAGCTGGAGTGGGTTCTGCCTGAAATCATCAAGCAGCTGGGGTTAAAGATCAGCGGGGACAGTG GAATCCTCAGACTGATTCTGTCGCTGCTTGGTTTGATTGAATCCTGGGTTTTCAGAACTTCTGCGTGTATCACGTGGTCAAAAACGGCGTTCACCTTTGACTGGCAGAAACTCAAAGACGTTTTATTTGACTGTCAGGGTTTGGTTGAAGAAGCACTGTGGCATTTCTCCATGTCGCAGACAGACAACAAGGACAAAAAAGGGCCAGACGTGTT CCAAGAGACAGAAAAGGTCTTACTTGATATTCAAGTGTTCACCGCCTGCTTGTCCAGCTTTGTTGATGATGAGATCTATAAACTTAAAGAGGAG GTCATTTCAGTTCACATGGCTCAGACTAGCTGGATGTTTGATCTGCTGCTCATCTTGACACCTGACTGTGTTGAAGAAGCCGATCTTGGACAGGAACACCTCCATATTAAGAAAATCTCACTGCAATCTCTAGACTCAGATGCTCAGGTGCTGATGGGGAAACTGGACTTCCTCTCCACCTACATTAACAA atCATGTAGCCTGATTCTGGAGGAAAACGATCCATCGGAAGCGGGGTCTGAAAGTGACAAATGCAAAAAGCTCCAG AGGGATTGTGAGGACTGGGTGGAGACGTGTAAAATAATCCTCTCAGGACTGCGTGACGATCCAGAGGAGCTTCTTGTCCATTCAAGGCTCATGGATGGTAAAGAGCCTGCAGACAGTCTGGAGACTCAG ATGGAGCTAAGGATTTGTGAAAGTCCAGTGATAAATCTGATCAACAATGACAGAAACATCTCTCAAATAAAGCTTGGAAGGAACAGAGTGCATGTGATTGAGGCATGA